A part of Aegilops tauschii subsp. strangulata cultivar AL8/78 chromosome 2, Aet v6.0, whole genome shotgun sequence genomic DNA contains:
- the LOC141041104 gene encoding zinc finger BED domain-containing protein DAYSLEEPER-like translates to MQPAFQVMGRHTIRDDAVKMYKGMKKDIEVELQNLDSRIFLTSDMWTSSQSLGYMSITAHYINAEFIYKKKIISFAEVKYPHMDYAIEEELVGCLTEWGIKGQAVHFDTG, encoded by the coding sequence ATGCAGCCAGCATTTCAAGTCATGGGTCGTCACACAATTCGCGATGATGCAGTGAAGATGTACAAGGGAATGAAGAAAGATATCGAAGTTGAGTTACAAAATTTGGATTCTCGCATTTTCTTAACATCTGATATGTGGACTTCATCACAGAGCTTGGGCTACATGTCCATCACCGCCCACTATATCAATGCAGAATTCATCTACAAGAAGAAGATCATAAGTTTCGCAGAGGTGAAGTATCCTCACATGGACTATGCGATAGAAGAGGAACTTGTTGGTTGCCTAACAGAATGGGGCATAAAGGGGCAAGCTGTTCACTTTGACACTGGATAA